The following coding sequences lie in one Planctomicrobium piriforme genomic window:
- a CDS encoding serine/threonine-protein kinase produces the protein MSELGFQHTVGSSAQGLTFVRPLPQAAHAPASEGGERSSVRRQALTLIERLFPPRAVLESGALPPVIGLELGHFVIEERIGRGGMGAVFRAIDKRLDRVVALKVLSPEHSDDPDAVQRFQNEARAAARLDHDNIARVHYIDEEARVHFIAFEFVSGTNIRTLISQKGRLSPGEAVSYTLQIAEALRHTAANNVVHRDIKPSNIIVSPSGRAKLVDLGLARNTDSRLSRELTTVGTALGTFDYIAPEQALDARNVDVRSDIYSLGCSLYHMVTGTPPYPSGTMFEKVMNHHRPVPPDPAERNALVSPQLARIVQKMMASNPDERYATPDDLMADLIPVAQSLGLEATPADSVIWSSGHFAKPKSRWEGTPTWTAVALLLLVLVFADRLRFSPRTNAVDDASPTSSLGTESRIPPTPYPLNNPETLGPSIAVSTSPPGAAVPTPVGSGLVSPGSASSGAGEGGLPPLPVAQDANTTIPTPNLRLRPPEEWWNQPLLSSLPPFSERMTSPLGNSSAPPLIEKPVGNGQSPSLTPEAANNAGSGQMVRGNTTTGTPAAALPVVIEPFLVVNPASDERFPCSTLAAAVAMAKDNWAIEIQPTASALVLQEPLTITDKRIRIRPGREYQPGRDARPLLKFDLAKQQMMGGLTRASEVIRITRGALELYDLDVEMLVDPASIVDWSMVTLLNGSRLTAHGASLTIVNPFNIAASVVSMPDDDADELADLMPDRMMTRQNVIELRDSVVRGQFDFIVQQSASPLSVTLQNSALAVSGWIFRIDGSNSFMMTMQPDAARVTSLNLDHVTAVAGHGLLKATSGEHGSMPLLKLGINSSVFRVDQPGQPLIEISGHEDDELLRQALQLEASRDRSFFQLTGPFCTVDSSTSLLSESGQEYSPQQLGLNPDDVSQNSLIVLRESLELSNWNGVQPADLELRSGDDNPAIGSSGDLQNAGVNWQTLRLPLFLGTGRSSGAISRPAR, from the coding sequence ATGTCAGAACTCGGATTTCAACATACGGTCGGATCGAGTGCGCAGGGGTTGACGTTTGTCCGACCTTTGCCGCAGGCGGCGCATGCGCCGGCATCCGAAGGGGGCGAACGCTCTTCCGTCCGCAGGCAGGCCCTCACGCTGATCGAGCGGCTGTTCCCTCCCCGTGCTGTGCTGGAATCGGGTGCGCTCCCTCCGGTGATCGGTCTGGAACTCGGTCACTTCGTGATCGAAGAACGAATCGGTCGCGGCGGAATGGGGGCCGTCTTTCGCGCCATCGACAAACGGCTCGACCGCGTCGTCGCCCTCAAGGTGCTTTCGCCGGAACACTCCGACGACCCCGACGCCGTCCAGCGGTTTCAGAACGAAGCCCGAGCCGCCGCGCGACTCGATCACGACAACATCGCCCGCGTTCACTACATCGATGAAGAAGCCCGGGTCCACTTCATCGCGTTCGAATTCGTCTCCGGGACCAACATCCGCACGCTGATCAGCCAGAAGGGGCGACTCTCTCCCGGTGAAGCAGTGAGCTACACGCTGCAGATCGCCGAAGCCCTGCGGCACACTGCGGCCAATAACGTCGTCCATCGCGACATCAAGCCCTCGAACATCATCGTCTCTCCCTCCGGACGCGCGAAACTCGTCGATCTCGGCTTGGCGCGCAATACCGATTCGCGCCTCTCCCGTGAATTGACCACGGTCGGAACCGCGCTCGGCACCTTCGATTACATCGCCCCCGAGCAGGCGCTCGACGCCCGCAATGTGGATGTCCGCAGCGACATCTATTCGCTCGGCTGTTCTCTCTATCACATGGTGACCGGCACGCCGCCGTACCCCAGTGGGACGATGTTCGAGAAGGTGATGAACCATCATCGCCCGGTGCCGCCCGATCCTGCAGAGCGCAATGCGCTGGTGAGCCCGCAGCTCGCGCGGATCGTGCAGAAGATGATGGCGAGCAATCCGGACGAACGGTACGCCACGCCGGATGATCTGATGGCCGACCTGATTCCCGTCGCGCAGTCACTGGGACTGGAAGCGACTCCGGCCGATTCCGTGATCTGGTCATCCGGGCACTTCGCGAAACCGAAGTCTCGCTGGGAAGGAACTCCCACCTGGACCGCGGTCGCACTGTTACTGCTGGTGCTGGTCTTCGCCGATCGACTGCGATTCTCTCCGCGAACCAATGCCGTCGATGACGCTTCACCGACGTCGTCGCTGGGGACGGAATCCAGAATTCCGCCGACGCCGTATCCGTTAAATAATCCTGAGACGCTCGGTCCTTCGATAGCCGTGAGTACGTCGCCGCCCGGCGCAGCAGTTCCCACGCCCGTGGGCAGTGGATTGGTTTCGCCAGGTTCCGCTAGCTCTGGAGCCGGAGAAGGCGGATTGCCTCCATTGCCGGTGGCGCAGGACGCAAATACAACGATTCCCACGCCAAACCTGCGACTGCGTCCGCCGGAAGAATGGTGGAATCAACCGCTGCTCAGTTCGCTGCCGCCGTTTTCCGAAAGGATGACTTCGCCGCTGGGCAACAGTTCCGCACCGCCGCTGATTGAGAAACCAGTCGGCAATGGTCAATCCCCGAGCCTGACGCCGGAGGCCGCGAATAACGCTGGTAGTGGGCAAATGGTCCGAGGAAATACGACCACAGGCACGCCTGCCGCGGCTCTCCCTGTCGTCATCGAGCCGTTCCTGGTCGTCAACCCGGCTTCGGATGAACGATTCCCCTGTTCGACATTGGCCGCCGCCGTCGCAATGGCGAAAGACAATTGGGCGATCGAGATTCAGCCAACAGCCTCGGCGCTCGTTCTCCAGGAACCGCTGACCATTACCGACAAACGCATTCGCATTCGCCCCGGTCGCGAGTATCAGCCCGGCCGCGATGCCCGGCCGTTGCTGAAGTTCGATCTCGCCAAGCAGCAGATGATGGGAGGGCTCACACGGGCGTCCGAAGTCATCCGCATCACCCGGGGGGCGCTCGAACTCTATGACCTCGACGTCGAAATGCTGGTTGATCCGGCCTCGATCGTCGACTGGTCAATGGTCACGCTCCTCAACGGGTCGCGGCTGACGGCGCATGGGGCGTCGCTCACCATCGTCAATCCCTTCAACATCGCGGCGTCGGTGGTTTCGATGCCGGATGATGATGCCGACGAACTGGCCGACCTGATGCCGGACAGAATGATGACCCGGCAGAACGTCATCGAACTCCGCGACAGCGTTGTCCGCGGGCAATTCGACTTCATCGTGCAGCAGTCTGCCTCGCCGCTGAGCGTCACCTTGCAGAACTCCGCGCTGGCGGTTTCGGGGTGGATCTTCCGGATCGACGGCTCCAATTCATTCATGATGACGATGCAGCCGGATGCAGCCAGAGTAACCTCGCTCAATCTCGACCACGTCACGGCGGTTGCCGGTCATGGCCTGCTGAAGGCGACCTCTGGCGAGCATGGATCGATGCCCCTTCTCAAGCTGGGGATCAACAGCAGCGTCTTCCGCGTCGACCAGCCTGGTCAGCCGCTCATCGAAATCTCCGGGCACGAAGACGACGAACTGTTGCGACAGGCGCTGCAGCTCGAAGCCAGCCGCGATCGCAGCTTCTTCCAGTTGACCGGGCCGTTCTGCACCGTCGATTCCTCGACCTCGCTCCTCTCGGAGTCTGGTCAGGAATACAGTCCGCAACAGTTGGGGCTGAATCCCGATGACGTCTCGCAGAACAGCCTGATCGTGTTGCGGGAATCGCTGGAGCTGTCGAACTGGAACGGCGTGCAACCGGCCGACCTGGAACTGCGTTCAGGCGACGACAACCCGGCCATCGGTTCCTCCGGCGACTTGCAGAACGCCGGCGTGAACTGGCAGACCCTGCGACTGCCGCTGTTTCTGGGGACCGGACGCTCTTCCGGCGCGATCTCGCGTCCTGCCCGGTAA
- a CDS encoding peptidoglycan recognition protein family protein, translating into MHSVLTRISIWSLLGCLLAAGVGCGQGDMTPTKIQTPSIHVAQEVASKPPQSPVSAFAQWQPEAPLEPWKFLILHHSATTEGSVERIDAEHRQRVDAQGRPWRGIGYHFVIGNGHGMADGEIQPTFRWIDQLEGAHAGQLEFNRYGIGICLIGNFDEAGPSSAQMRAVRGLVKTLQQEFKLTDEHVLRHGDLKATACPGKLFSMDLVVGDTPEQEVSDRHGQVSRVSPVSPSRTEESHDVATVLRSQRAARGSSAQW; encoded by the coding sequence GTGCATTCTGTGCTGACGCGAATTTCCATCTGGAGCCTGTTGGGCTGCCTGCTGGCTGCTGGCGTCGGTTGCGGACAGGGTGACATGACGCCAACGAAGATCCAGACGCCGTCGATTCATGTGGCTCAAGAAGTTGCTTCGAAGCCGCCGCAATCGCCTGTCAGTGCATTCGCGCAGTGGCAGCCGGAAGCGCCGCTGGAGCCATGGAAATTTTTGATCCTGCATCACTCGGCGACCACCGAGGGAAGCGTCGAACGGATCGACGCGGAACATCGTCAACGAGTCGATGCCCAGGGCCGTCCCTGGCGAGGAATTGGTTATCACTTTGTGATCGGCAACGGTCACGGAATGGCGGATGGAGAAATCCAGCCGACGTTTCGCTGGATCGATCAGCTCGAAGGAGCGCATGCCGGTCAACTGGAATTCAATCGTTACGGCATCGGCATCTGCCTGATCGGCAATTTCGATGAGGCGGGACCGAGTTCGGCCCAGATGCGGGCTGTGCGCGGTCTCGTGAAGACGCTGCAGCAGGAATTCAAACTGACGGACGAACACGTCCTGCGACATGGCGACCTGAAAGCGACCGCCTGTCCCGGGAAACTGTTTTCAATGGATTTGGTCGTGGGCGATACACCGGAACAGGAAGTTTCGGATCGTCACGGCCAGGTGAGCCGGGTCTCGCCGGTCTCACCATCACGCACGGAGGAATCACACGATGTTGCAACGGTACTACGATCTCAACGCGCCGCTCGGGGAAGCTCTGCCCAGTGGTGA
- a CDS encoding 3-keto-disaccharide hydrolase translates to MKRLTLIWTAAWCLMTVQACSAQGPVFITVEEAGRDPDFARQGEYVGNGKGIQVVALGEHKFRAVSFPGGLPGDGWTGAAPTAVEGVWEEIGSGLEGLKKTDRKSPTLGLQPPSDAVVLFDGTQSTFDKHWKPGTKMTDTGLLQQGATSLDTFGDFTLHLEFLLPYMPEARGQKRGNSGCYLQGRYEVQMLDSFGLKTADNECGGIYKASAPAMNMAFPPLSWQTYDIDFTAAKFDDAGKKIANARATVKHNGVVIHQDLELPQQTPGGVLRTETSDLGPLFLQDHNDPVRYRNIWILTR, encoded by the coding sequence ATGAAGCGACTCACCTTAATCTGGACCGCCGCCTGGTGCCTGATGACCGTTCAAGCCTGCTCCGCTCAGGGGCCAGTCTTCATCACCGTCGAAGAAGCCGGGCGCGATCCGGATTTTGCCCGACAAGGGGAATACGTCGGCAACGGCAAAGGAATTCAGGTCGTTGCGCTGGGAGAACACAAGTTTCGGGCCGTCAGTTTTCCAGGCGGCCTGCCGGGGGACGGCTGGACCGGCGCCGCGCCGACCGCGGTGGAAGGCGTCTGGGAAGAGATCGGATCAGGCCTGGAAGGTCTGAAAAAGACGGATCGCAAAAGCCCCACGCTCGGCCTGCAGCCGCCGTCCGATGCAGTGGTGCTGTTCGACGGCACGCAGTCGACGTTTGACAAGCACTGGAAGCCGGGCACGAAGATGACTGACACCGGTTTGCTGCAACAGGGAGCAACCAGTCTCGACACGTTCGGAGACTTCACGCTGCATCTCGAATTTCTGTTGCCGTACATGCCCGAAGCGCGCGGGCAGAAGCGCGGCAACAGCGGCTGCTACCTGCAGGGCCGATACGAAGTACAGATGCTCGATTCGTTTGGACTGAAAACTGCCGACAATGAGTGTGGCGGCATCTACAAGGCCTCTGCTCCGGCAATGAACATGGCCTTCCCGCCGCTCAGTTGGCAGACGTACGACATCGACTTCACGGCCGCGAAGTTTGATGACGCGGGAAAGAAAATTGCGAACGCGCGGGCGACTGTGAAGCACAATGGAGTCGTGATCCATCAAGATCTCGAACTTCCTCAACAAACTCCGGGAGGGGTTTTGCGCACCGAGACGAGCGATCTCGGACCGCTCTTTCTGCAAGACCACAACGACCCCGTGCGCTACCGCAACATCTGGATCCTCACTCGCTGA
- a CDS encoding metallophosphoesterase family protein codes for MRILVLADIHSNWAALRAMPTDFDRCIVLGDLVDYGTQPLPCLDWVQRHADACIRGNHDHAVAQRVAAVGTTGYRRLAAATRPLHWKLLNPHHLKYLARLPVTAYFRAEETSLFLIHATPRDPMDEYLTTDVEGWRQRLTDVEAGLVCVGHSHIPFHLDLGNIQVLNPGSVGQPRDGDWRASYALIEDGQISLHRVEYDLDAAVKQVRESGIPGWAVELSEAVLRSGGALSREEMNAFV; via the coding sequence ATGCGAATTCTCGTCCTCGCAGACATTCACTCGAACTGGGCCGCACTACGGGCAATGCCCACCGATTTCGACCGCTGCATCGTGCTCGGCGATCTCGTCGATTACGGCACGCAGCCGCTCCCGTGTCTCGACTGGGTCCAACGCCACGCCGACGCCTGTATTCGGGGCAATCATGATCACGCGGTCGCACAACGCGTGGCTGCGGTCGGCACCACTGGCTACCGGCGGCTCGCGGCTGCAACACGGCCGCTGCATTGGAAACTGCTCAACCCGCATCATTTGAAATATCTCGCGCGACTTCCGGTGACCGCGTATTTTCGCGCCGAGGAGACGAGCCTGTTCCTCATTCACGCGACTCCCCGCGATCCGATGGACGAATATCTCACCACCGATGTCGAAGGCTGGCGGCAGCGGTTGACCGATGTGGAAGCCGGACTCGTCTGCGTCGGCCATTCCCATATCCCATTTCATCTCGATCTGGGGAACATTCAGGTGCTCAACCCCGGCAGCGTCGGCCAACCCCGCGACGGCGACTGGCGGGCGAGTTACGCACTCATCGAAGACGGCCAGATTTCACTGCATCGCGTGGAGTACGATCTCGATGCCGCCGTGAAACAGGTGCGTGAATCCGGCATCCCCGGCTGGGCAGTCGAACTCTCGGAAGCTGTCCTGCGGTCCGGCGGCGCATTGTCGCGAGAAGAAATGAATGCCTTTGTATAG
- a CDS encoding NAD-dependent epimerase/dehydratase family protein — MSMRALVTGGGGFLGRYIVEQLQARGDQVRIFARGSYPELEQSGVEVHQGDLRDAAAVNSAVQGMDAVFHVAAVPGIWGPWSKYYEINTLGTRHVIAACLAQRVPRLVYTSSPSVVYDGHAHLNADESLPYPASYLCYYPHSKAIAEQEVLTANGQQGLLTVSLRPHLIWGPRDNHLIPRLVQRAQAGRLVRIGDGSNLISMSYVENAAAAHLQAHDALTTTQACAGQAYFINEPEPVRLWDWVNEILVLGNLPPVRRALPATAAWGLGLMCEAVYKTLGRESEPPMTRFLASQLSQSHTYSVARAQRDFGYAPQIDYAEAMRRLRPLVKTLTGDKKESDPDALKRPGR, encoded by the coding sequence ATGTCGATGCGGGCACTGGTGACGGGGGGGGGCGGGTTCCTGGGGCGATACATCGTCGAGCAACTGCAGGCGCGGGGGGATCAGGTTCGGATCTTTGCGCGGGGCTCTTATCCTGAGCTGGAGCAATCAGGCGTCGAAGTGCATCAGGGAGACCTGCGCGATGCCGCGGCGGTGAACTCCGCCGTGCAGGGAATGGACGCCGTCTTTCATGTCGCGGCGGTGCCTGGCATCTGGGGACCGTGGTCGAAGTATTACGAGATCAACACGCTCGGCACGCGGCATGTGATTGCCGCTTGTCTGGCCCAGCGCGTGCCGCGACTCGTTTACACCAGTTCACCGAGCGTCGTCTACGACGGTCATGCACACCTGAACGCGGACGAGTCGCTGCCGTACCCTGCCAGCTACCTGTGCTATTATCCCCACTCGAAAGCGATTGCCGAACAGGAAGTCCTGACCGCCAATGGGCAACAAGGGCTGCTCACCGTTTCGCTGCGGCCGCACCTCATCTGGGGCCCGCGGGACAATCATCTCATCCCACGACTGGTGCAACGCGCTCAGGCGGGGCGTCTGGTGCGGATCGGGGATGGCAGCAATTTGATTTCGATGTCCTACGTCGAGAACGCTGCTGCTGCGCATCTGCAGGCACACGACGCACTGACCACGACTCAGGCGTGTGCCGGTCAGGCGTATTTCATCAACGAGCCAGAACCAGTGCGGCTCTGGGACTGGGTGAATGAGATTCTAGTACTGGGAAATCTGCCGCCGGTGCGGCGCGCGCTGCCAGCGACGGCCGCCTGGGGTCTGGGGCTGATGTGTGAAGCAGTGTACAAGACGCTGGGACGAGAGTCCGAACCTCCGATGACCCGATTTCTGGCATCGCAGCTCAGCCAGTCCCACACCTATTCCGTCGCACGGGCACAGCGCGACTTCGGGTACGCCCCGCAGATCGATTACGCGGAAGCGATGCGGCGTCTGAGGCCGCTGGTGAAGACTCTGACGGGGGACAAAAAAGAAAGCGACCCCGACGCTTTGAAGCGTCCGGGTCGCTGA
- a CDS encoding alpha/beta hydrolase-fold protein, producing MWTSLQIAGRPADVFVPKDRTAAPGAVIFLHGHAAESLGTHEAFTRAFETWQLPVVCPMIPGCWWLDRVMPQFDAVQTPLDYVTTSIVDWVRTEWGIEPPHVALLGVSTGGQGVLQIAYRQAMRYPVVAAISPAIDFDRIYGRGFGVEDLFPDAETARQETAVLRIHPLNWPKAQFFCSDPLDANWHEGAQRLSSKLSSSGILHTSDLTTSHGGHGWPYFEAMAETAVAFVAKGLKRV from the coding sequence ATGTGGACTTCTCTTCAAATTGCCGGACGGCCTGCGGATGTCTTTGTGCCGAAAGACCGCACTGCCGCGCCGGGTGCCGTCATTTTTCTGCACGGGCACGCAGCGGAATCGCTCGGGACGCATGAGGCGTTCACGCGGGCGTTTGAAACCTGGCAATTGCCCGTCGTCTGTCCGATGATTCCCGGCTGCTGGTGGCTGGATCGGGTGATGCCGCAGTTCGATGCCGTCCAGACGCCGCTCGACTATGTCACGACCTCCATCGTGGACTGGGTGCGGACGGAATGGGGAATTGAACCTCCCCATGTGGCCCTGCTGGGAGTCAGCACCGGGGGACAGGGGGTGTTGCAGATCGCCTACCGGCAGGCGATGCGGTATCCGGTGGTCGCGGCAATTTCACCGGCGATCGATTTTGATCGCATTTACGGGCGGGGATTTGGGGTCGAGGATCTGTTTCCGGATGCCGAAACGGCGCGGCAAGAGACGGCGGTGTTGCGCATTCATCCTCTCAACTGGCCGAAGGCGCAGTTCTTCTGCAGCGATCCGCTCGACGCGAACTGGCACGAGGGAGCGCAGCGGCTGTCGAGCAAGCTGTCGTCGTCCGGCATTTTGCACACGAGTGACCTCACAACATCGCACGGCGGCCACGGCTGGCCGTACTTCGAGGCGATGGCCGAAACCGCGGTGGCGTTTGTGGCGAAGGGCCTCAAGCGGGTGTGA
- the bfr gene encoding bacterioferritin, with amino-acid sequence MKGSQRVIDALNAGLTIELTAINQYFVQAKMCKNWGLIRLAQHHYHESIDEMKHAELLIDRIIFLEGVPEIARYDVIRVGADVKEQLENALALETNASKTYNAGCEIAREDKDAASREIMEQIIRESEDSIDWIEAQLDLIAKMGMPNYMLSQIGEGNTDH; translated from the coding sequence ATGAAGGGTAGCCAGCGCGTTATCGATGCTTTGAATGCCGGCCTGACAATCGAATTGACGGCCATCAACCAGTATTTCGTGCAGGCGAAAATGTGCAAGAACTGGGGCCTCATCCGGCTGGCCCAGCACCACTACCACGAGTCGATCGATGAAATGAAGCACGCGGAGCTGCTCATCGACCGGATCATCTTCCTGGAAGGGGTTCCGGAAATTGCCCGTTACGACGTGATCCGCGTCGGCGCCGATGTGAAAGAGCAACTGGAAAACGCCCTGGCTCTCGAGACGAACGCCTCGAAGACCTACAACGCAGGCTGCGAAATTGCCCGTGAGGACAAAGACGCCGCCAGCCGCGAGATCATGGAGCAGATCATCCGCGAGTCGGAAGACAGCATCGACTGGATCGAAGCCCAGCTCGACCTGATCGCGAAGATGGGCATGCCTAACTACATGCTCTCGCAGATCGGCGAAGGCAATACCGACCACTGA